A segment of the Flavobacteriales bacterium genome:
GCCCACGAGCTTCACCGGGAACGAATCGGTCATCGCCTCAGCCATTTCCACGAAGGCGAAGCGCTGCTGCGCCAGCACGATGCCCACGCCGAGCACGATGCCGACCGCAGCGCCCGCGAAGACGATGAGCAAGCCCTCGTGCAGGAAGATGCGGCGCACCGTGCTCGCTTCGGCACCCATGCTCATCAGCGTGCGCATGTCCTCCTTCTTCTCGATCATCATCATGGTGAGCGAGGCGATCACGTTGAACGCGCCGATCAATCCGATGAAGGCGAGCACCACGAACGCCACGAGCTTCTCCGTGGCATTGGTCTGGTACATCAGCGCGTTCTTCTGGTAGCGGGTCTTCACGGTGTAGCGCGGCCCAAGCGCTGCGGCGATCTCTCGCGCCGCGCGGTCCATGTCCGCCTGGGGCTTCAGCTTCAGTTCCAGGGCGCTGGCGGCGCTGTCGTAGTGCAGCAGTTCGGCGGCGAGTTCCAGAGGCACCACGGCGTACTTGCTGTCGTACTCCATGTTCATGCTGAAGGAGCCGCTGAGCCCCACGGCAGCTTGCTCGAAGGCGGCCTGCTTGTACTTGCTGAGCTTGCGGCCGCGGATGGGAGCGCTGATCTCCAATGGCTGGAACACGCCATCGTCCAGCGGCACGCCGAGGTCGGCCTTCAGCGCGAGCCCTAGGATGGCCATTGGGCCGGTTGCGCCCTCCAGCACGGCTTTGCCGGTGAAGAGATACCGCTGCATGTCGGACATGCCGAGGTATTGCGGCTCCACGCCCTTCAGGGTGGCCACGGCCTGCTGGT
Coding sequences within it:
- a CDS encoding ABC transporter permease, whose amino-acid sequence is MNLPLLFARRYLLAKRSTNAINVITWISIVVIAVVTGAMVVVMSAMNGIAELVDKIYSPFDLDITITPAEGKTLARDSIDLGALLARADVEQASFTIEENVLLRCGDQQAVATLKGVEPQYLGMSDMQRYLFTGKAVLEGATGPMAILGLALKADLGVPLDDGVFQPLEISAPIRGRKLSKYKQAAFEQAAVGLSGSFSMNMEYDSKYAVVPLELAAELLHYDSAASALELKLKPQADMDRAAREIAAALGPRYTVKTRYQKNALMYQTNATEKLVAFVVLAFIGLIGAFNVIASLTMMMIEKKEDMRTLMSMGAEASTVRRIFLHEGLLIVFAGAAVGIVLGVGIVLAQQRFAFVEMAEAMTDSFPVKLVGGDLLLITATVLAIGLLATWVPLRALSRRFLYATAARV